A stretch of Candidatus Vicinibacter affinis DNA encodes these proteins:
- a CDS encoding gliding motility-associated C-terminal domain-containing protein, which translates to MSGFNTLNAQQDSCVLVDMVTKNGDKGAEVCIEVRFYNFKDISAFQFSINYDPKVVEPTSIRNLNPALVGFGQTNVRIDLAKAAIISLWDDPNAQGQTLPDGSVLFEICFKLIGAPGACSPVFMSNRPTQIEFLKKIGVDDVTYCFGDKDPSDQIKIQVPTGLCVIQSACGTLNNTGSITLKAWGGQAPYTITSPNAPNGNGVLNMGGDCLIVNNLPSGTYDFNVKDATGKDTNLIIQVLSAPSIIIRNDITYTREPSCYNKNDGRIGLILSGGVGNLFVGIQPINSYGKTRETGLYAGKYTITVSDSFGCTATLDTFLRADSLFANIAIDKESTCSGSCDGQVTVTARGGTPFLGGRYNYIWPSNPAANCLPGVSCTNNMVCDSQIVIIQDRHKYILNSYGCSDTLRFAVASSGQLSDSVIIDSVRCFGEANGRITVFAKSQGKLNFPLTFRLINSGGNPIPGGVTNLDQYTSPGLAAGTYFLNITDSVGCMFDDTLIVYQPDLLEIIENSLDTTESCNPGMDALIDLRGFGGTLAYQFLWDFQGSRTPRLTNLGAGTYTVTLTDAKGCTASKMYSITKPAGPSITGFNNVDVVCPGDSSGCVEVLFTQGSSAVSSFQWNVPGNSARLCRLPAGNYTVTITDQNGCSDTATTSINLSGNPITIDSVVLQNPSCPGKSDGLIIVFARGGSGLLQYSWNIGGNSQVNTNLKAGQYIVTIDDIGGCPPLMDTFALIDPPRPQIQISGLVSPSCFGSASCDGQAIVTVTTMDTLVTINWSSGEQILYNSNQRIFRDTAMALCSGQQFAIISINNLCSDTIYFNVPSAVPITIDSNKLVLTPPSCYGLRDGRINVDAKGGMGPYTFNWVNSGTSGPILAGIGDGYYYVNITDSKGCVHLDSIRLRQPDSIKVQVIQGSTLDVTCAGLNDGRITTVWSGGAKGKGRFVWSPNAGQDSVLTGLSAGTYTLTVIDANNCTGTISHTIMEPPPIAAVFMPIDTPFCADDQQLFTVLSASGGAGPQYRFTIQNGAPNQIGELVPLFSGVYTVSVYDKNGCKIDTTIVIPNPYNNLSVEFGQDFDTIQLGDSVRLIGKINSQARIDSIIWTPRNVVSTPDSEVSFVSPKINTMFTLVVVDENGCTASDKITVIVENNRKLFVPNIMSPNNDGVNDYFDITAGPDVDKIEFVEIYDRWGANLYHLENPNISGGIVSTWDGTFKSKPMNPGVYVYSVGVLFKDGYRLVYRGDLTIVR; encoded by the coding sequence TTGTCTGGATTTAATACTTTGAATGCCCAACAGGACAGTTGTGTTTTAGTTGACATGGTTACCAAAAATGGAGACAAGGGCGCTGAAGTATGCATTGAAGTAAGATTTTATAACTTCAAAGACATCAGTGCTTTTCAGTTTTCCATCAACTACGATCCCAAGGTTGTAGAACCAACCAGCATTCGAAATCTGAACCCAGCACTTGTAGGATTCGGGCAAACCAATGTCAGAATAGACCTTGCAAAAGCAGCCATTATTAGTTTGTGGGATGATCCGAATGCCCAAGGGCAGACACTTCCGGATGGTTCTGTTTTGTTTGAGATTTGCTTTAAATTGATAGGTGCTCCGGGAGCATGTTCTCCTGTTTTTATGTCCAATAGACCTACCCAAATTGAGTTTCTTAAGAAAATAGGCGTAGACGATGTTACCTATTGCTTTGGCGATAAAGATCCTTCTGATCAAATAAAGATTCAGGTACCAACAGGCCTTTGTGTGATCCAAAGTGCTTGCGGGACCTTGAATAATACCGGATCCATTACACTTAAAGCATGGGGCGGCCAGGCTCCCTACACGATAACTTCTCCCAATGCTCCCAATGGCAATGGTGTTTTAAATATGGGTGGCGATTGTCTGATCGTCAATAATTTGCCATCCGGTACTTATGATTTCAATGTAAAAGATGCCACCGGCAAGGATACCAATCTGATTATTCAGGTTTTATCCGCACCTTCCATCATTATAAGAAACGACATCACATATACTCGTGAACCTAGTTGTTACAACAAAAATGATGGTCGTATAGGCCTCATTCTAAGTGGGGGAGTTGGAAATTTATTCGTAGGTATCCAACCCATTAACTCCTACGGCAAAACAAGGGAAACAGGACTTTATGCAGGAAAATATACCATTACGGTATCGGACAGTTTTGGCTGCACGGCTACTTTGGATACCTTCTTAAGGGCGGATTCGCTTTTTGCAAACATTGCAATAGACAAAGAATCCACCTGCTCTGGTTCGTGTGATGGTCAGGTTACTGTAACTGCCCGAGGGGGTACACCTTTTTTGGGTGGCAGATATAACTACATCTGGCCCTCAAATCCAGCCGCTAATTGTTTGCCCGGGGTAAGTTGTACAAACAATATGGTATGTGATTCTCAAATTGTTATTATTCAGGATAGACATAAATACATACTTAATTCCTATGGTTGTTCGGATACATTAAGATTTGCTGTAGCCAGTTCCGGACAATTATCAGATTCGGTAATCATCGACAGTGTCCGATGTTTTGGTGAAGCAAATGGCAGAATAACTGTTTTTGCAAAATCCCAGGGAAAATTAAATTTTCCTCTGACCTTCAGATTGATCAATAGCGGGGGAAATCCCATTCCTGGCGGAGTTACAAATCTTGACCAATACACCAGTCCCGGCTTAGCTGCGGGTACTTATTTTCTCAACATTACGGACAGTGTTGGATGTATGTTTGATGATACTTTAATTGTGTATCAACCAGATCTTTTGGAAATCATCGAAAATTCCTTGGATACCACAGAATCATGTAATCCTGGAATGGACGCCCTGATCGACCTGCGGGGATTTGGAGGCACTTTAGCTTATCAGTTTTTATGGGATTTTCAGGGATCGCGCACTCCCAGGCTTACAAACCTTGGTGCAGGTACATACACAGTAACCCTTACGGATGCTAAAGGATGCACGGCATCTAAAATGTATTCCATTACAAAACCTGCAGGACCAAGTATTACGGGATTTAACAATGTGGATGTAGTTTGTCCGGGTGATTCTTCTGGTTGTGTCGAAGTACTTTTTACTCAGGGTTCTTCAGCAGTAAGCTCATTTCAATGGAATGTACCGGGTAATTCAGCAAGGCTTTGCCGGTTGCCAGCAGGAAATTATACAGTTACCATCACAGATCAAAATGGCTGCAGCGATACAGCAACTACTTCAATTAACTTATCCGGAAATCCAATCACCATTGATTCAGTTGTTTTGCAAAACCCATCTTGTCCGGGCAAGTCGGATGGACTCATCATTGTGTTTGCAAGAGGTGGTTCAGGTTTACTACAATATAGTTGGAACATCGGCGGAAATTCACAAGTGAATACCAATCTGAAGGCAGGACAATATATTGTTACAATAGATGATATAGGAGGCTGTCCTCCTTTGATGGATACTTTTGCGCTGATTGATCCTCCTCGTCCCCAAATTCAAATTTCAGGACTTGTGAGCCCTTCTTGTTTTGGTTCTGCTTCATGCGACGGGCAAGCCATCGTAACAGTGACTACCATGGATACTTTGGTTACCATCAACTGGTCGAGTGGAGAACAAATACTGTACAATTCAAATCAAAGAATTTTCAGAGATACAGCAATGGCTTTGTGTTCCGGCCAACAGTTTGCAATTATTTCCATTAACAACCTTTGTTCCGATACCATTTATTTTAATGTGCCTTCTGCCGTGCCGATCACCATTGATTCCAATAAATTAGTACTTACTCCGCCAAGTTGTTACGGGTTGCGCGATGGTAGAATTAATGTAGATGCAAAGGGCGGTATGGGGCCTTATACTTTTAATTGGGTGAACAGTGGGACATCGGGTCCTATCTTGGCAGGAATTGGTGATGGCTACTATTATGTGAATATTACAGACAGTAAAGGATGCGTGCACCTGGATTCAATTAGATTGAGACAACCTGACTCCATCAAAGTTCAGGTAATACAAGGATCAACCTTAGACGTTACCTGTGCGGGGTTGAACGATGGCAGAATTACCACTGTATGGAGTGGTGGTGCCAAAGGAAAAGGAAGATTTGTTTGGTCTCCAAACGCAGGACAGGATTCAGTTCTTACTGGCTTGTCTGCCGGTACATACACCTTGACAGTCATTGATGCCAACAATTGCACCGGCACAATATCTCATACCATAATGGAACCTCCTCCGATTGCTGCAGTCTTTATGCCAATTGATACACCTTTTTGTGCAGATGACCAACAGCTGTTTACTGTCTTATCTGCCTCCGGAGGTGCGGGCCCTCAATACAGGTTTACCATCCAAAATGGTGCGCCCAATCAAATAGGAGAACTGGTTCCATTATTTTCTGGAGTATATACTGTCTCTGTGTATGATAAAAATGGATGTAAAATCGATACGACTATTGTAATTCCCAATCCTTATAACAACCTTTCTGTTGAATTTGGACAAGATTTTGATACGATTCAACTTGGAGACAGTGTCAGACTAATTGGTAAAATTAATTCCCAGGCACGCATCGATTCTATTATCTGGACGCCCAGAAATGTGGTAAGCACTCCTGATTCTGAAGTGAGTTTTGTTTCGCCAAAGATCAACACCATGTTTACTTTGGTGGTTGTTGACGAGAACGGCTGCACGGCCAGTGATAAAATAACCGTCATCGTAGAGAACAATAGAAAGCTTTTTGTGCCCAACATCATGAGTCCCAACAATGATGGGGTGAATGATTATTTTGATATTACTGCCGGCCCGGATGTCGATAAAATTGAATTTGTTGAAATTTATGATCGCTGGGGAGCTAACCTTTATCACCTTGAGAATCCAAATATCAGTGGTGGCATCGTAAGTACCTGGGATGGAACATTTAAATCAAAACCCATGAACCCCGGCGTTTATGTTTATTCAGTCGGAGTGCTGTTCAAAGATGGATACAGACTGGTTTATCGAGGAGATTTAACCATTGTACGGTAA
- a CDS encoding thioredoxin family protein yields the protein MKSSHMHSFLFILSLVFFTNLQLHATVFFEGSLQAAKEKAKNENKMLMLKFGAKWCLPCRFMDNNVFTDDQIIEVLSKNSVSMDIDIEDANGLILKEKFNVKLLPTMLVFHPDGRIIDRREESLNVEKFGDWINDLVDEYNINPISINHEVKVNSKVLDEEAYFAQREKNTAATNEGESILKEEAEPASSYGLTGQFYIQTGAFNRFENAQSEATRLDKIFNQDASIIEEQLQSGKTIFKIALGSFITEEEANLFLQNLEKHAIKGLIRKIEY from the coding sequence ATGAAATCTTCCCACATGCATTCGTTTTTGTTCATCTTGTCGCTCGTCTTCTTCACAAACTTGCAGCTACACGCCACCGTTTTCTTTGAAGGAAGCCTCCAGGCAGCTAAAGAAAAGGCAAAAAATGAAAATAAGATGCTCATGCTTAAGTTTGGTGCAAAATGGTGCCTGCCTTGTCGTTTTATGGACAACAATGTTTTTACAGATGACCAGATCATCGAGGTGCTGTCAAAAAATTCAGTGTCTATGGACATTGACATTGAGGATGCCAATGGCTTAATCTTAAAAGAAAAGTTCAATGTAAAATTATTGCCCACCATGTTGGTTTTCCATCCGGATGGCAGAATAATCGACCGGCGTGAAGAATCTCTTAATGTCGAAAAATTTGGTGATTGGATCAACGATTTAGTGGATGAATACAACATTAATCCCATCTCAATTAATCATGAAGTTAAAGTTAATTCCAAGGTTTTGGATGAAGAAGCCTATTTCGCTCAACGGGAAAAAAACACCGCTGCAACAAATGAGGGAGAGTCAATTCTAAAAGAAGAGGCAGAACCTGCTTCCAGCTATGGTCTTACCGGTCAATTCTACATACAAACAGGTGCTTTTAACCGTTTTGAAAATGCTCAGTCAGAAGCTACCAGACTAGACAAAATATTTAATCAGGATGCAAGCATTATCGAAGAACAATTGCAAAGTGGAAAGACAATTTTTAAAATTGCGCTCGGTTCTTTTATCACGGAAGAAGAAGCCAATTTATTCCTGCAGAATTTGGAAAAGCACGCCATCAAAGGTTTGATTCGAAAAATTGAATATTAA
- a CDS encoding gliding motility-associated C-terminal domain-containing protein translates to MIKYASFFYLFIGLLHAQFNLNAQQVLVKYDFKNCVLAANLPNAGDLKNSVPLNCDCGIEDEALILDGQRIEFPVSLDSFFRNDYSLCFSFLPGIFSGEMDLFSKAAQCNADTNLRISYRSKDSIFQFNVREGIDENIFLEAKADPTSCWQTVCLSKNGIDFRVFVNGIEKDREIAPNLINLENKFPLTINGSGCVPSNLVSTRGKIDNIILANYGFNGPAVLSSYIPQQKILTKDTLIFLGDQFLLRSVSNCPGNINWTPSVSLDNASIPSPLASPVVETKYQARFDITGCSITDTVLVRVVDREKLQCAEIRFPSAFTPNQDGLNEGFGISNYYLIEKLFTFDILDRNGSIIFHTENPEVKWDGTYKNKPLNPGSYYYRISYQCKGEKYQSKGALFLLK, encoded by the coding sequence ATGATAAAGTACGCAAGTTTTTTCTACCTATTCATCGGGTTGTTGCATGCACAGTTCAATCTGAATGCCCAGCAAGTGTTGGTCAAATATGATTTTAAGAACTGCGTCTTGGCAGCAAATCTACCAAACGCCGGAGACTTGAAGAATTCAGTACCCTTAAATTGCGATTGCGGAATAGAAGATGAAGCATTGATTCTTGATGGACAGCGAATAGAATTTCCCGTTTCATTGGATTCATTTTTTAGGAATGACTATTCCCTTTGCTTTTCATTTCTACCTGGAATATTTAGCGGAGAGATGGATCTGTTCAGCAAGGCGGCCCAATGCAACGCAGATACCAATCTACGCATTAGCTATCGGTCGAAAGACTCGATCTTTCAGTTCAATGTTCGCGAAGGAATCGATGAAAATATTTTTCTGGAGGCAAAAGCAGACCCAACCAGTTGTTGGCAAACCGTATGCTTAAGCAAAAATGGAATTGATTTCAGGGTGTTTGTAAATGGGATTGAAAAGGACCGTGAAATTGCACCCAACCTTATCAATCTGGAAAACAAATTTCCGCTTACCATTAATGGGTCTGGATGCGTTCCTTCAAATCTGGTAAGTACTCGTGGCAAAATAGACAATATAATTCTTGCTAACTACGGTTTCAATGGACCAGCCGTTCTTTCCTCATACATTCCACAACAAAAAATACTGACAAAAGATACATTAATTTTTTTGGGTGATCAATTTCTTCTTCGTTCAGTGAGTAACTGTCCCGGAAACATCAACTGGACGCCTTCAGTTTCTCTTGACAACGCTTCAATTCCCTCGCCGCTGGCTTCCCCTGTTGTCGAAACCAAATACCAGGCAAGATTTGACATAACAGGATGTAGCATCACCGATACTGTCCTGGTGAGAGTAGTTGACAGGGAAAAGCTGCAATGTGCAGAAATAAGATTTCCAAGTGCGTTTACGCCCAATCAGGATGGATTAAATGAAGGTTTTGGTATCAGTAATTATTACCTAATTGAGAAATTGTTCACTTTTGATATTCTGGATCGAAATGGTTCCATCATTTTTCATACTGAAAACCCAGAAGTCAAATGGGACGGAACTTATAAAAATAAGCCGTTAAATCCCGGTAGTTATTACTATCGAATTTCCTATCAATGCAAAGGTGAAAAGTACCAATCTAAAGGAGCATTGTTTTTGCTCAAGTAA
- a CDS encoding imidazolonepropionase — protein sequence MASDFIVKNIGELLMCSSVPVPFKRGQEMSVLPSIENAWLKVKDGQIVDFGSMTSFESVNVQELDAEGAIVFPTFVDCHTHLVFAETREQEFVDRIKGLTYQEISARGGGILNSALKLAALSEEELFQRSKTRLEFAMSLGTGAIEIKSGYGLSYEQEIKILRVIKRLKEELKLPIRATFLGAHSYPLEYRSNHQGYIDILINEMLPYIAANKLADYCDVFCEQGFFSPVETEQILLAALKFGIKPRIHTNQFTHSGGIDIALKHHAISVDHLEVLNDHEIQQLLSSQTIPVCLPAAAFFMNLEFPPARKMIESGLGVAIATDYNPGTSPSPDPTLSFALSCIKMRLLPEEVLTAMTINAAHALELQDKVGSIEKGKLAHFIIAKPGVSLAQIPYGISSNWINRIIFGRI from the coding sequence ATGGCTTCAGATTTTATCGTAAAAAACATCGGTGAATTACTGATGTGCAGTTCAGTTCCTGTTCCGTTCAAAAGGGGACAGGAAATGTCTGTTTTACCCAGCATAGAAAATGCCTGGCTTAAAGTGAAGGATGGTCAAATTGTAGACTTTGGTTCAATGACATCCTTTGAATCTGTAAATGTTCAAGAGCTTGATGCCGAAGGGGCAATCGTCTTCCCAACATTTGTAGATTGTCACACGCACTTGGTTTTTGCGGAGACCAGAGAGCAAGAATTTGTGGATCGCATAAAGGGTTTGACGTATCAGGAAATCAGTGCACGGGGTGGGGGAATACTCAACTCCGCACTTAAATTGGCTGCCCTTTCAGAAGAAGAACTTTTCCAAAGATCAAAAACCAGACTTGAATTTGCCATGAGTCTTGGCACCGGAGCCATTGAAATTAAAAGCGGGTATGGACTTTCTTACGAACAGGAAATTAAAATTCTACGCGTAATCAAACGCCTAAAAGAAGAATTGAAACTCCCCATCCGAGCAACTTTTTTAGGCGCACATTCTTATCCTTTGGAATACAGATCAAACCACCAGGGATATATAGATATTCTGATTAATGAAATGCTGCCTTACATAGCTGCAAATAAACTGGCAGATTATTGTGATGTGTTTTGCGAACAAGGTTTTTTTAGTCCTGTAGAAACGGAACAAATTCTTTTGGCTGCATTGAAGTTTGGGATTAAACCCAGAATTCATACCAACCAATTTACTCATTCAGGGGGGATAGATATAGCTTTGAAACATCATGCCATTTCCGTTGACCATTTGGAAGTCCTGAATGATCATGAAATCCAACAATTGCTTTCCTCTCAGACCATCCCTGTTTGTTTACCGGCGGCCGCTTTTTTTATGAACCTTGAATTTCCACCCGCCAGGAAAATGATTGAATCCGGACTAGGGGTAGCCATTGCGACTGATTACAATCCCGGAACTTCGCCCAGCCCTGATCCCACGCTAAGCTTTGCTTTGTCCTGTATTAAGATGCGTTTATTACCGGAAGAAGTGTTAACAGCCATGACCATAAATGCCGCACATGCTCTTGAACTTCAAGATAAAGTAGGGAGTATAGAAAAAGGGAAACTTGCCCACTTCATTATTGCAAAACCCGGAGTATCTTTGGCTCAGATTCCATACGGAATTTCGTCAAACTGGATAAACCGCATTATTTTCGGAAGGATTTAA
- the tatC gene encoding twin-arginine translocase subunit TatC has translation MLSKILARPKNPEQEQAEMSFLDHFDALRKHLFRASFYVITASVLVFFQKKFIFDTIILGPTRSDFPTFRFFCWLSEWTCFKVIPPQIFTRELSEQLTVHLMVSFFLGMIISFPLLVREIWLFVKPGLYEKERRATRGVVEVCSLLFLTGVVFGYFIIAPFSISFLSSYQVSESIQASATLSSIVDSMIMFTMSTGLVFELPMGVYFLAKLGIMGPQFMRTYRRHAIVVITIVAAIITPPDVTSMILVALPLCLLYEVSIIVAKRVYPKETEVTSYSDNYTNH, from the coding sequence ATGTTAAGTAAAATATTAGCCAGGCCCAAGAATCCGGAACAAGAACAGGCTGAAATGAGTTTTTTGGATCATTTTGATGCATTGAGAAAGCATTTGTTTCGGGCATCATTTTATGTCATTACTGCATCAGTGCTGGTTTTTTTTCAAAAAAAGTTTATTTTTGATACCATCATATTGGGCCCTACCAGATCTGATTTTCCAACTTTTAGATTTTTTTGCTGGCTGTCTGAATGGACCTGTTTCAAGGTTATTCCACCACAGATTTTTACGAGAGAATTATCAGAACAACTTACGGTGCATTTGATGGTTAGTTTTTTTCTGGGAATGATCATTTCTTTCCCATTATTAGTACGAGAGATTTGGCTTTTTGTTAAACCAGGATTGTACGAAAAAGAGCGTAGGGCGACAAGAGGAGTCGTAGAAGTTTGTTCATTACTTTTTCTTACAGGAGTAGTTTTTGGGTATTTCATAATTGCACCATTCTCAATAAGTTTCTTGTCCTCTTATCAAGTAAGTGAATCAATTCAGGCTTCAGCGACCCTGAGTTCTATTGTGGATTCCATGATCATGTTTACCATGTCCACCGGCTTGGTTTTCGAACTGCCTATGGGTGTTTATTTTTTGGCAAAATTGGGAATTATGGGGCCCCAATTTATGAGAACCTATCGCAGGCATGCAATAGTGGTAATCACCATTGTTGCGGCTATAATTACGCCACCGGATGTAACATCTATGATTTTAGTTGCTCTTCCGTTATGTCTCTTATATGAAGTCAGTATCATTGTTGCTAAAAGAGTTTATCCTAAAGAAACGGAAGTAACAAGTTACTCCGACAATTACACTAATCATTGA